A segment of the Butyrivibrio fibrisolvens genome:
AAAAGAAACTGACGAAGCTAAGTTCTATTGATGGCAAGATTCATTGTGTTTATGAAGGAGGTTTGTCGGATGATTGTAATCATTTTCGCTTCTTTGAAGAACAGTGGAAATTGCTGGCATCGTTAGGGATTCATGTGCACTTTTATACACAGTTCAAGGAGAGCTATTGTCAAAAAATTGATTCTTTAAGTGAGTTTATTCATTATGAAGGCAATGCTGATATCTATGAGTTGATACAGACCATGACACAATATGATGTAGGGTTATGTACATTTATTGAATTACCATGCTATAAAGTGAAATTAGATACGACTAGCTCTAACAAATTATTTGAATACTTAGCAGCAGGATTACCGATTGCCGCTAGTGATCACTTATTTCATAGAAATTATATTGAGAAATATGGGGTTGGAAGGATTATTAACTGGAATGAAGATGTGTTGGAACAGTTCAATAAAGTGTCAAAAATAGAGATAGCAGACGACTTTGTTAAGCACAATAGGCTTACGATGGAAGATCAAGCAGAAGCATTAATAGGATTATATAGAAAGCTTATTAAGTAATTGAGATATTTAGTAAATTAAGAAAAAATTTTGGAAAGGTATAATGGAAAAGATTGCAACAATTGTTGGGGCACGTCCCCAGTTTATAAAAACTGCAGTGATTTCTCCAAAACTCCGGAATCATTATCAGGAAGTATTGATTCATACTGGACAGCATTATGACTACAATATGTCTGAACAATTTTTTGAGGAATTAAATATTCCATTCCCGGATTATAATCTAGGTATATCGGGTGGAACACATGCCGAAATGACAGGCAGGATGCTGATCGAAATAGAAAAGGTATTGATTAATGAAAAACCAGACGGTGTTTTGGTTTATGGAGATACTAATTCAACTTTGGCAGCAGCTCTGGCGGCGGCAAAATTGCATATACCTATTTGTCATATTGAAGCAGGAGTAAGAACTCATAGTATTACAAATCCGGAGGAAATTAACAGAATTTGTACTGACCACGTGTCGACCTTGCTATTGGCATGTACTGATGCAGGAGTTAAAGAATTGGAGAAAGAAGGACTTTCTGATAAAACATTTCTAGTCGGAGATCCAATGTACGATGTATACGTTAAGTATAGTGGAAATATGAATGTTGGAGATGTTTATCTTACTCAGCTTGGCAGTTCTGACAAGATTGAAGTACCTGAGAAGTATTTTTATATAACATGTCATAGAGAAGAAAATACTAGTGATAAGTCGATTACTGAGATTTTTAAGGCTATGGAATCTATGGGAGAAAAAACAATATTTCCCGTTCACCCGAGGAACAGGGAGCGTGTGCTTAGAATAATTAATGATTATGGATTTAAGGATATTGTTGTAGTTGAGCCTGTGGGTTATTTGGAAAGTATGGCTCTTGTCAGGAACTGCATAAAAGTCGTTACAGATTCTGGCGGACTTCAGAGAGAGGCTTTCTTTGCAAAAAAGCAATGCGTGACAGTTTTGAATTTTGTTTGTTGGCCGGAAACGATGATAGGAAATATGAATCAGTTAGCAAGACCCGATGCTGAAGATATTATAGATAAACTAAGCAAAGATATGGTAATAGATAGCAACTATCAGCCTTTTGGTGATGGAAATGCGGCAAATAAAATAATTATGGCATTACAAAGTGGTTTTTAGAAAGTTTTGTAGAAAAATGGCCGATTTATAAAGTACTGGTGAAATGTTTATGAGAAATGAATTAAAAGAAATAAATGGATACTATGTTCATCCAACTGTTTGTATTGATGAAGACGTTAAAATAGGAAAAGAAACAAAAATCTGGCATTTTTCGCATATTCAGTCAGGAGCAAAGATTGGCGAAAAATGTGTCTTCGGACAGAATGTTAATGTGTCTAATAATGTGATAATAGGTAATGGGGTCAAAATTCAGAACAATGTATCTGTGTATGAAGGCGTAGAGCTTGAGGATTATGTCTTTTGTGGCCCATCAATGGTTTTTACAAATGATCTTACGCCAAGGGCTAGAATGCCGAAAGGACATGAATGTTATCACAATACCCGGGTGAAACATGATGCCTCTATTGGGGCTAATAGCACAATAGTGTGCGGATGTACTATAGGTGAGTATGCTATGATAGCAGCGGGGGCGGTGGTTACACATGATGTTGCACCATATGCTCTCGTTGCGGGAATACCTGCAAAACAAATTGGGTGGGTGTGTGAATGTGGGAAGGTACTAGGAAGCAAGTACATTTGTCCAGATTGCGGAAAAAAATATTTATTAATTAATGGCATGCTTAGAAGTACTTATGTGAATGGTGAAAAGTAGGAGTATTCTTCTCCAAAAACAGAAACTCATATCAGAAAAATGGTAATAGATAAGTCGTTAGCGTGGATGAGGTAATCCCATATGTTGCATGGCAAGAAGATAATTGTATTTGGGGCTTCAGAAAATGGATTGTACGCTTGTAAATATCTTTCTAAAAATAATGAAGTTTTATTTGTGTGCGACAATAGTGAGATGAAGTGGTGGAATCGTCTTGGAGATTATGACGTGAGACCTCCTCAAAAAATACTGGAAAGAAAAGATGCAATAGTGGTAATAGCACTTGTTAAAAGATATAATGAGGTTGCTTTTCAATTGTATGGAATGGGAATAAATAATATATGGCATTTTGCTCAGTACTTAAATCTTGTATCAAGAAAAAGAGAATTCGTATTAAGAAAATTGCCGAGAGAAGTTCCGGTATATATTTTTGATAAACTTGAAAAAATAGACAGTACTTCAAATAAATCTGTTCATTCATACACCAAAAATGTTCTAATATGTGCAAACTATTTTCCACCAATAGGTGGAAGTGGAGTTCAAAGAGCTTTGAAGTTTGCAAAATATCTAAGTAAGTTTGGATACACACCAATAGTTGTTACCAAGGGGAATTGTGAAACTATTCTACCCATAGATCTCAGTTTTTTAGATGAAATAAAAGATGTTAAGATAATTAGAATTCAAGAAAAACCTTACTATCCTGAAGAAGTGTCTTTTGACGATATCAAGCTATTTTCAAATTTACTATATTCAATTGGTTTGGATCGAAAATGGATAGAAGACTATTTTACCATATTAAGAGATAAGTGGGAGTTTTTACCAGATAACGATGTAACCTGGTTTTTCGACTGTGCTAAAGAGATTGAGAAGTTAGTTGATTTTAATAACATTTCTATTGTTTTTTCAACCATAGGTCCGTACTCTTCTGCGCTATTTGGAGCATATATTAAATTGAAGTATGGAATAAAGTGGGTCCTAGATTACAGAGATCCGTGGTGTCTCGATGATGATACCATGAAACTTTTTTATAGTTTCAGGATGGGTAGACGTGATTTTGAAAAGAAAATGGAAGTGGCGTTACTTAACAATGCGGATTATGTGACTTCTATAGCAGAGGTTATATGTAAAAATTTCTTAGATATAATACCGACGATAAGAACAAAGTGTATAACTAACGGATATGACGAAGAAGATTTTTGTGTAAAAATAAATGATTGCGATGAAAGCAAGACATTTAAGCTGGTTCATAACGGCTCTTTTTATTCTCATTTTGAAATTTGTCCGTTATTGGAATTGGTAAATGAACTAATTGATGAAGGCAAGGTAAATGCTAATAATTTTCAATTTGTATTTAATGGCAGTGATCCAACAAAAATAGATGGATTAGTGGATTTGGACAAATATGACATAGTTAGTTTTAGTGGTTATTTACCACATTCAGAAAGCATAAAAACAATACTGAAAGCCAACGTGTTAGTCATATTTGGTGCATATGGTAAAGGGGCGTATTTAATATATTCAGGTAAGGTATTTGAATATTTAAGAACAGGAGTACCAATCCTTTCTATTTCTAGTCCATATGGAGTTCATTATGAAATGATTGAAAAACATGATCGTGGTATCACAGCGACCATGAAAGACAAAGAAAAGATAAAATCATTCATAGTAGAGAAATACAATGCTTGGCAGAAGGATGGATTAAGTCAAATAAAAGAGCCTGATGATTATGTGAGGTCTTTTAGTAGAGAGGGGTTAACCAAGCAACTGGCAGAAGTGTTTGATGAAGTACTGGAAATAGAATAAGTATAGCTTGTCTACAAGGAGCTGTATAGCATGAGAGTATATATCTATGGAAGGGGTCTTGGGTTTAAATATGTTAAGAGGTGTTTGCTTGAACAGGTTGAGATAATTGCCTACATAGATAACTATGCTCAAGATAAGGTTAGTGGTGATGGAATATCTATCATAAAGAAAGATGAGTTGTTACAGGATTTTGATTTTATAATAATCACCCTTATGAAATATGAAGTAGTGCGCAGTGACCTACTGAAGCAAGGAATAGGACGGCAAAGAATAATAAGCTTCTTTGATCGGGAAGATGCAGAAAAAGATATATTTTATTCGGTTCTTGACTCGCACAGATGGAAATCTGAACTTATGTGGAAATATCAACAGGAAGTTGAAATTCCCAGAGCAGATAATGCATATTATGAGGCGAATGCCAAGGAATTGGAAGAGCGCTACGAGCTGCCAACAATAATAGATGTCGACAAAACAATAGATATCCTGATTGGTGAGGAGAAAAGTCTTACGCGATTTGGCGATGGAGAGTTTGAAATGATGTTTGGGCGTAACAGACCCAGATTTCAGGTTCTTGATAAAAAGCTTGGCAATAGACTTTGTGAGGCTTTACAAAAATCATTACCAAACCTCATGATAGCTATTGCTGATAACTATGGTGACTTGAGCAAGTATACAGATGAGGCTGCAGACGCCATAAGACACTACATGTCTCCTGAAGTTAGGAAGAACCATATGTCGTTACTTGATATGCATAGGTGTTATTACGATGCTTACCTTTCTAGGCCATATTATATATATCGTGATAAATCATTCGGTGTAATAAAACGGAAGTTTGATCATATTAAGGAAATATGGTCAGGTAAAGATGTGCTAATTGTTGAAGGCGAGCATACCAGGTTTGGAGTCAGCAATGATTTAATGGATGGAGCAACAAGTGTTGTTCGGCTTTTAGTCCCTGACAAAAATGCATTTTCAAAATATGACGCTATTATTGAAGCAACGAAAAAATATGGTTATAAAAGATTGATAATATGCGTTATAGGGCCTACAGCTACGATTCTTGTATTTGATTTGGCTAAAATGGGGTATAGAGCAATTGATATAGGTCAGTTGGATACTGAGTATG
Coding sequences within it:
- a CDS encoding GT-D fold domain-containing glycosyltransferase, translating into MRVYIYGRGLGFKYVKRCLLEQVEIIAYIDNYAQDKVSGDGISIIKKDELLQDFDFIIITLMKYEVVRSDLLKQGIGRQRIISFFDREDAEKDIFYSVLDSHRWKSELMWKYQQEVEIPRADNAYYEANAKELEERYELPTIIDVDKTIDILIGEEKSLTRFGDGEFEMMFGRNRPRFQVLDKKLGNRLCEALQKSLPNLMIAIADNYGDLSKYTDEAADAIRHYMSPEVRKNHMSLLDMHRCYYDAYLSRPYYIYRDKSFGVIKRKFDHIKEIWSGKDVLIVEGEHTRFGVSNDLMDGATSVVRLLVPDKNAFSKYDAIIEATKKYGYKRLIICVIGPTATILVFDLAKMGYRAIDIGQLDTEYEWFLREAKDKCDVSYKTVSEFIDKEVYEDISEPYKSIYEEQIVEIIK
- the wecB gene encoding non-hydrolyzing UDP-N-acetylglucosamine 2-epimerase; this encodes MEKIATIVGARPQFIKTAVISPKLRNHYQEVLIHTGQHYDYNMSEQFFEELNIPFPDYNLGISGGTHAEMTGRMLIEIEKVLINEKPDGVLVYGDTNSTLAAALAAAKLHIPICHIEAGVRTHSITNPEEINRICTDHVSTLLLACTDAGVKELEKEGLSDKTFLVGDPMYDVYVKYSGNMNVGDVYLTQLGSSDKIEVPEKYFYITCHREENTSDKSITEIFKAMESMGEKTIFPVHPRNRERVLRIINDYGFKDIVVVEPVGYLESMALVRNCIKVVTDSGGLQREAFFAKKQCVTVLNFVCWPETMIGNMNQLARPDAEDIIDKLSKDMVIDSNYQPFGDGNAANKIIMALQSGF
- a CDS encoding acyltransferase produces the protein MRNELKEINGYYVHPTVCIDEDVKIGKETKIWHFSHIQSGAKIGEKCVFGQNVNVSNNVIIGNGVKIQNNVSVYEGVELEDYVFCGPSMVFTNDLTPRARMPKGHECYHNTRVKHDASIGANSTIVCGCTIGEYAMIAAGAVVTHDVAPYALVAGIPAKQIGWVCECGKVLGSKYICPDCGKKYLLINGMLRSTYVNGEK